The following is a genomic window from Armatimonadota bacterium.
AGCCACCGCGGCCAGCGAGACGAATGCGTTGAGCCTCGTCGCCCATTCGGGGAGACCGCAAGCAGCTTGCCCGGAAGCGTTGCCGATGAGCGCCAACGAACCGCGTGCAGAGTTTGTCAGCCAGATGAGGAAGATGACCGCGCCCAGACCGTAGAGCAGTTTCAGCGCGAGCTCCACGTCGGCGTGGGGATAATCGTAAAGGGCGAGGGTGTGGATTACTGGCAGAAGCAGTGCCGAGTAGACCGCGATGGCGTGGGCCGCGGTCGCAGTGCGCCGGGACGTCGCGGCGTCACACCGCAGCAGGCCGAAGCCCTCTTCTCCAGGAGCCAGCACAATGCGCACCAGCGGTCTCGCCGCCGCGTACGCGCACCAGGCAAAGACTAACCCTGTAAGCGACAGCGACCCCGAAGGCGAGAGGGGCAGGGACTGCACTCCCGCGGCCAGCAGCGCGAAAGCAAGGGCGGCACGCACTATCTCAAAGCCACGGGCATAGCGCCAGAGGGTGAGATCGCGCTGCTCCTGTGGCAGCATCTCCAGCCGGCTTCCCATTTCATCCGTGAGACGCCGCCTCAGCCGCCGGAACCCGACCGCCAGCAGCACCCCGGCCAGCCCGAGCCCGGCGAGTTCGGTTATCGGCCACGATGGCGGCGTACCGTCATCGGGCTCGAACTCAGCACCCGGCCAGACCCCTGTGCGCAGGTAGGCGCCGATTGACCGAATCAACCGGCGAAAATCGTCCGCGGCCGTCACAGGCGTCTGGGCGGTGATGCGGACCTCGCTGCGACGCAATAGTCCGCGGGTCTCGGCGACCTCCAGTGCGGCGTCCAGACGGGGAACGATGTCACTCACCAGACGTGCGTTAGCCACAGCCATCTGTGCGGCCGCCTGGAAGTCCGCCTTTGCCTGAGTCGCCAGCGGGATCCCCGATTCCAGGGTGCTCACAAGCGTCCGGTCAAGCCGCAGAGCTCGGGCACGCTCAAGAGCTCGGCTGTATGCGTCTATCTCGGCCCCTACATCCTGCGCGGCCTGTGTGAGTTCGTCGTACAAAGCGTCGAAGCGTTCCTGCCCGGCGATCAACCGCTCCCGCTCCTCACGCCCCTGCGCAGGCCTGACACGCCCCCGACGTATCGCCCACGGGAGATGTACTCCCAGTTTCTCAAGCCTCTTGTTTTCCTTCTCCAGTTCGCGAAGCCGGCGCGCAGCCAAGGCGGCCGTCATGCGCAATTCACTGCGCCACAAGACGACCTTGTGAGTGAGGGCGTCGCTGCTCAATGCGGCTTGCCCGGGTCTTGCTCTTCCGCCATCGGCTTCCGGTCGCGACAGGGATTCCAGGGCCCCGATCACCTCCGCCTGCCGGCGCGAGCGCGTGACCGGTGCCTTGACACGTTCCGAGGGCTCCTCGGCTTCCGGGGTCTGAACCGGGGCCTGCTCCCCCTCCGCAGCCCGGTACATCTCGCTGTCTGAAGATCCCGCCTCGCCTTCTGCCGAGGTCGCTGGCCCTGCATCAGTCGGCTCCGCGACTGCATCCCCATTCGCAGGCCCCGGAGATGCGGAAGAAGGGGCATCCGGCGCGTCGACCTCCTCTGGGGCCGGAGCCGATGAAGTGCCATCCGCGGAGACATCGCGGTTCCCGCCGGGTCCAGGCAACGCATGCATGGAACCTGGAGCTTCGGGCGCTCGGTTCTCATCCTGCGCGATCGCGAGGCCGATCGCTGTCGAGGCCAGCAAAAGGGTCAGAACCGCAGGGAAGATGCTGTTGCCGGGACTCATTCTGATCATGGGCTACATTCCCCGGTGCCGGCGAGGTTACATGCGGATGCCCAATGCTGCCCCTGCCGGGTCGGTGGACACAGACTTTGCTGAGGTTATTTCACCCAAGATTCGATCAGACCTGCCCTGCCTCCTGATAAGAAGCAGCCGATTCCAGTTGGCGGTCTCGTAACTCACTTGTGAACAGGTCACGCCCACAGCGCCCATTCCTCAGCAGTGATTTCCCACCGATAGCGTTGGATACGGCGCGTAGCCAGTTCAACATTCGGGGGCGAATACTCGAGGGCACGCGGCCCGACGAGTGGGGCAACGAGGGAGTGGGCAGGGCTTAGGAACGGGCGGGGCCGCAGGGGACACAGCCCCGCCTGTGATGCTGTCAGAAGGCTTCGTCTGGTTTCCAGACTTCCCAGACGCGGCCCACGAGGTCCGGGCCGGGGCTCAGGGTGGCCTTGCCCGGCTGCCAGCCCGAAGGCGTGGCCTCTCCAGTTTCGCGCACACGCTGGAAAGCCTGCAACTGGCGGATGAGCTCGGACACGTTCCGGCCGACGGAGGGGGTGAGAATCTCCATCGCCTGGATGATCCCATCCGGGTCGATGATGAAGCGCCCGCGGTTGTGCAGGCCCGCTACGGCATCATAGACACCGTACACCCGGCCGATTGCGCCCGTGGGGTCGGCAACCATGGGGTACGGTATGCCGCCTTCCACCATTTTCGACAGTTCGACTTCGTCCCAGATCTTCGCGGTGAAATGCTTGTCGGTGCTCACGGCGAGGACTTCTGCATCCATCCCGGCAATCTCATTGTACTTGACGGCGACCGCCGCCAGCTCCGTCGGTCATACGAAGGTGAATGCAGCGGGGTAGAAACACATCACCACCCACTTCGGGCGGTACTCGGACAGCTTCAGGGTCTTGAACTCGCCACGATGGTACGCAACAGCCTCAAAGTCAGGGGCCTCCTTGCCGATGGTCGCCACTTTCATCGCTGAACTCCTTGCCGGTGCGGCAGCTGCCGCTTCTGTTGCGAGTTCCTTCTCCGCGCCCAGTGGACCGGCCGCGGCTTCGACACAGCCTTTCTTCTTTTCGTCAGCCATAGAACCACATCCTCATGTCGATCTGGGCTGGTAAAAACGACACGACAAGGTGCTAATTCGCCGGGCGAGCGGTTCACTCCTTGCGTGACGCAGGCAGTTGAGGGAACACCGGCTGACCTGGAGCAATAGACAGGGTGCGATCGAAGATGGAGGAGTTGTGCGCGATGTGAGGCGAGACGCCGCCGGAGTTGCGTGAATTGAGTCTCAAATAGGCAGATTCATCGCCACCGCGCGTTTCAGATCTGCGAGGCCAAAGGGCTTCCGCAACATGGGTGCCTGGACCCCGCGTGCCTGTTCGTGCATCTCGCGCTCCGGCAGACCGGTCGTGAGAATTACAGGCACTTCGGACCACTCGGGATCCTTTCGGATGGCCAGATAGAGGTCGCGACCTTTTCCGTCGCCCAGCACAAGATCCAGCAAGACGAGTTCGGGGGGAGGCCCGCACAGAAGGGATAGTGCTTCTCGCAGGCCCGTGGCAACGACAGGAGTGTACCCAAGACTTCTTACGCAGTCGGCCAGAACCGCCAGCTGTACCGTCTCGTTTTCCACGATGAGTATTCTGATATCCATGGCATCCCCCCCGCTAAGAGGGATGGCACAGAAAGGCCCAGAGCACGTTTTTGATTATACCCAGCTTCGGTTTTCGGACCCTCAAGGGTCAATCAGTGGAATCTAAAGCTTGCGCGTACTCACGGGCGCCATGGTGCCGGTGGCCCGCGGATTGCCTGCTCTGCCTCGGCGCGGCAATGATGTGCTACAATGCCAAAGAACCGGCTCCAGTCCAACCGGGCTGGGACACTGCGCCAAGGACATCGACATTACCCGCCATCACATCAGGAGGCATTGCAATACCCCATGACACCCCGAGAGCGTTTCATCGCGGCGCTGGAGCGCAGGCCACTGACAGGCCGCGTGCCCCACTTCGAACTTGTCTTCTTCCTCACCATGGAGGCCTTCGGCAAGGTCCACCCAAGCCACCGCAACTACGGCCAATGGGACCAGATGGAAGAGAAGGAGCGCCGCCTGCACATCGCGGACATGGCCGACCTTTACATCGCCACTGCTGAGCGGTTCGAGCACAGCGCCATCTTCCTGCACCCAAACCCGGGCCGGCTGGAGAGCGTCTTGCAGCTTATCGACGCCGTCCGGGAGCGATCAGGCGACCGGTATTTCCTGATGATGCACGGAGACGCCACCTTCAGCATCCCCGGCGGCGGCGCCATGCAGGAGTTCGCTTACCGCATGGTGGACGACGCCGACGGGCTCAAGGCCCAGGCCGCGGCCATGGTGGATGGGCAACTCGCGCACCTCGAGCGCCTGCGTGCCCATGGAGGGCTTGACGGTCTGGCGCTTTGCGCAGACTACTGCCTCAACACAGGCCCATTCCTGAGCCCGGCTCAGTTCAGCGAGTTCGTGGCGCCGTATCTCGCCAGGCTGATCCAGGGACAGCGCGACATGGGGTTTTACGTGATCAAGCACACCGACGGGAACATCATGCCGATCATCGACCAGCTTGTGCAGTGCAACCCGCACGCGCTCCACTCCATCGACCCGCAGGCCGGCGTGGATATCGCTGAAGTGAAGCGGCTCTACGGCAACCGCCTGTGCATTATCGGGAACGTGAACTGCGGGCTCCTTGACACTGGGACGGAGGAGGAAGTCCGTGAGTCATGCAGGTACGCGCTGCGCCACGGAATGCCCGGCGGAGGGTATATCTTCTCCACCAGCAACTGCATCTACACGGGCATGCGGCTCTCGCGCTATGAGTTGATGCTGGACGTCTGGCGGCAGGAGGGCAATTATTCTTAGGGTCGCGAACGAGCGGCTCACGGCTCCGTGAAGTGACCGATCTTCAGGTTCGCATAGTGGATGTCCTGGGCCACGTGTGGCCAATTGCGGAAGGAACCGAAAGCGATGCCGCGCAGGTCACTGTCGCGGCCCGTAATCGTCTTCTTCAATTGGTCATCCAGAAAAAAGCGCCACGTCGCGCCGTTGCGATGGATGACCAGCCGGTGCCACTTGTTCGGGGCCACGTCCGTGGCCAGCACCTCACCCAGGCCCAGGAGCGTCACGGGCTTGCCCGCACTTTCGCCATTGTCGAACTGCACCAGTGGTAGAAACTCAGCATCCTTGGCGGGCCGCCCGCGCTTGAGCCCGAAGGCAGCTCCCGCGTCGGCTGCTTTGTACTCGCCCTCGTCAGTGGACTTGAAAACCAACTCACCCGTGAGCCGGAAGTCAAACTGCACGGCCCATTGCTTCTGTTCGGGCAGAACCTCATCTGACTCTGACCACACTGCCACATGGGATCGCTGGTCCCGCAGATGCAGTGTCGGCGCCTTCGCGAAACTCCGGCTGACCCGGGCGATGCCGAAAACCTGTCCATCGCGCTCCTGGATCTCGCGCTGCCAGCCGGCTGGGATACTCCCCACCTCCACATCCGCGAAGTCCTCATTGAGGAATGCACCATCGCAGGCGTCTCTGAAGTCATCCTCAGGAAGGTGAATCGCGACCGGCTGATGGATTCCCGCCTGATATGCGGAGTTGTGGATGCGCACCACCAGCAGGTTCTCACCCGGGTTCAGGAATTCCGGCTTGACTTTGACTGTGAAGGGGCGATCCCACAGATCCTCCACCCCCAACTCCTGCCCCGGCATGAACTCCGATTTCAGCGTGTGCTCCCCCACCAGCCTGCCGTTGATGTACACCCAAGCCTGCTCATCAACGCCACCAAACTGAAGCTCAATCGGCTTCCCACCATGTGCGGCCGGGAGCGTGAAGGTGGTGCGGTACCAGCCAAAGCCGATCTGGTTGCCTGCGGGGGTATCTGCCAGGAACGCGGGGACCGTCACGGCGATCCAGTTGTCCGCACCCTCCAGATCCGGCCGGAACCACTCCGCTGCGACGCCTTGATCTTCGAGGTCCCACCGGAAGGTCCACGGTCCCCACGCCTCGGGCGGGAGCAGGTGCTGGTCAAAGCGCCTGTCGGCCACGGTCCGCATCTCCGAAAGGAACTCCCGGGCGCCTGCGATTGTGCGGCTTCCGTCGAAAAAGCCCAGGTTACTGATCTCAAGGCGCGCGCACAATTCGTCGAGTTCATCAGCGACCGCGGCGTAGTGCCTCAGGTCGGGCGGTTCCTGCCCGTCCCGCATCTGCATGAAGAGCTTCGCCGCTTCCACGTACACAACACCGGTCTTGAGCAACGCGACCCGGCGGCGTGTTGTGTCATTGTCGGCAGCCGCCTCGGCACGCTCAAGAATCGCCCGCGCCTTTGCTACGAAACCATGGTCGAACATGCCCTCGTCGTGGATGGCGTGGATCCAGTCGCGCTCCCGGCTGAAATCGGTGTATCGGGCACAGTAATCCCAGAGCAATTGGTGATACGCATAGACGGCCGGCGCGGCCGCTCCATAGTAGCCCCAGATGAAGTCCTGGATTAACGCCTCCACGTCGAGCGTGGGGTCCCACATCAGTTTCCCGAAAACCCAGTTGCGCAGCGCTTCGGCCGGCTTGTCCGACCCTCCCTGCTGGATGAGGATGGCCTCGGCCTGCTGCTCGGAGAAGAACCGAATGTTCTCGGCAATTGCCCGGATGTTGGGCATCGGCGCGTAGGTGTGCCGGTACTGCGACGGGTACATCCACAGTAACATGCGCGGGCTGATCTCTTTCCAGCGCGCCCAGCTCTGACGTTGGGCCACCAGCCGGTTGCTGGGCGTCGGCGGCTCCTCGGCCAGCTTGTCATCGTAGAAAGAGTGGTAGGGCCAGGTGAAGCTTGCGCCCCAGTCCAGGCAGTACCGAACCGCCACATTGGAGCGGGCCTTGATGTCCGCCGTTGGTGGGCGATTAGAGTTCCAGTACGAAATAGTGCTGATGGTGGCGTCCGGGACTTCTTTCTCCACCAACTCGGCGACACGGTTCACGAAGGTCAGCAAGAGCCCGCTCCAGGCGCCTGTCTCGCGTTCCACCGCCATGCAGTTGTCGCACTGGCAGTGGCCGGCCCAGTCCATGGCGGAGACGTCGAGCCTGCGGCGTCTCGGTGCGGCAGGGCGCAGGGCGTCGATGGCGGTCCTGGCCGCAACCTCGGCCACTTCGGGGTTGGAGATGCAGAGCTGGGCGTTCTCCCACTGCCGCTTGCCGCCAACCAGCGAGAAGTATTCGGGATGGGCTTCAAAGTACTTCGCCGGGGGCACCAGCCAGTGGAAGGTGTGGGCGACACCCCCTCCGTGCATGAACCAATACTGGCCGTACTGCGTTGCCCAGCCGCCGTTGAAGCGGTTGCGCAGGCCCCACGGCATCGAGGTGATCTGGAAGTCCAACTCGCGCAGGGGCACGCCCGGCCTGCGGGTTCGGGGTACTATGCGGGCCGACAACGAGGGCTGTCTCACCACGCGGGACTCGCCTTTGGCCCATGTCGGCGCTTCCAGCGCATTGTTCATGTCCCTTACGCGGGCATCCCAGTCTGGACCAGCCATGGGAGTCGCCACGTACCAGCGGACGCCCAGATCTTCTTCCAGCAGTGCGAAAGCCGCGAGCATCGTCCCGACAGGCTCCTCGCCCAGCAGGAAGACGCGCTCGCCTTCCACTGCGATAGCGTAGCCGCCTTCACCCGCCTGGCGCTCCTGTTCACGCGCCGCGTCCGTGACGCGGCTGGTTCGGCCCACGCAGAGTTCCCGTTCCCGGACGGGTTCGGTGTCGGGCGAGACGGGGAAATCCGCGCCGGTGATCTCTCCCAGCCAGAGCCGCAGCTCACTGGCAGCGCGGGTTTCCGCTGCGGTTGCGGTCGCGGGCACCACGATGACATAGTCTGTCTCGCCATCGGTGGAGAGTGTCAGCGTGACCGCCTGGCCCTTTGGGGCAAGGGAGTTGCGCCAGCCGTCCCAGACCTCGGGCGGGTCCGCGAGGTACCTCTGCGCCCAGCCTGGACGGTCTTCCGGTGCGGATGACGCCCAGCTGATCGTGAACATGATCCCGAGGATCGCCGGCACCAGGCTCTGCCATCTCATGTGAGTGCCTCCCTGGGGGCCTTGTCTCATCCCATGCCACCCACGCTGCGGCCACCGTCGATGATGTAATTCGCGCCGGTAATAAAGGCCGCATCATCGGAACACAAGTAGAGAATCAGGTTCACAATCTCCTCCGGCTCAGCGGCTCTGCCCAGTCGCGTCTTCATATTCGCCATCTCCGGGCGTGTCAGCACAGGCCCGGGAGACACGCAGCAAGAGCGAACCCCGTGGGGTGAGCCATACAGGGTGATCGACTTCGTCAGCCCGATCATCGCGCTCTTCGCGGCCCCGTAGTCAAGGCACATGGAGCCGGTCACGCCGTCCACAGAGCCCATATTGATGATGACACCGCGTTTCTGCCGGATCATGTGCCCAAGCACTGCGTGGCAGAAGTACACGGCGCCCTTGAGGTTCACATCAAGGCCCCAGTCCACGATCTCGATGGGGATCTCGTGGAAAGGCTCGGTGCGCCCATGCACACGGGATGACGCGCCGCCCGCGCTGTTCATGAGGATGTCCACACTGCCATAGCGATCCACCGCGGCGTCCACGGAGAACTTCACCTGGTCATAGCAGCGAACATCCACCTGTAACCCGATGGCCTCTCCCCCATCGTCGCAGATGCCCTGCGCTGCGGCCCGGACCGCGCTCTCGTTGACATCAGTGAGTACGACCCGGGCGCCTTCAGCGGCAAGACGCTGCCCGGCCAGCAAGCCCATACCCGATGCTGCACCCGAGATGATTGCGACGCGGTCTTCAAATCTCATCAATGGCTCCTTCTATCTCAACGGCCCCAGAGTGCGACCGCCATCGATCATGTAGTTCGCGCCCGTGATGTATGCCGCTTCGTCTGAAGCGAGGAACGCCACCAGTGCCGCGACTTCCTCCGGTTCACCCCCGCGCCGCAACCAGGTACCATGCGTCCAGTCGCGCCGGGATTCGTCGTAGATTGCTCCCGGCGAGACGCAGTTCACATTGATTCCGTACTCGCCCAGTTCCATCGCCAGTGCCATTGTCAGCGAGATGATCCCGCCTTTGGCTGCGGAGTAAGCCGCCCAGTTCGGCAGGCCCGCTGTTCCGGCGATAGACCCGAAGTTGATGATCTTGCCATAGCGTCGCTGGACCATCCCATCCAGTACGGCCTGAATGCAGATCATGGTGCCGTGCAGGTTCAGGTCGATGACCCATTTCCAGACGTCTTCCTCGGCGTCCTTGAACGGGGAAGTCTTCCCGAGAAGCGCGGCACCGCCACCGGCGTTGTTGACGAGGATGTCCACCTTGCCGAAACGGGCCTCGACATCGGAGACCATCGCGCGCACTTCGGCACTCTTCGTGACGTCCGCTGCGAAAGCCATGGCCTCCCCACCGGACTCGACGATCTGGGCCACGACCTGCGCGGCGCGCTCTCCATTGATGTCATCCACGGCCACTGCGGCGCCTTCCGATGCGAAACGGAGAGCAATCGCCCGGCCGATGCCCCTCCCGGCTCCGGTGATCACGGCCACTTTCCCAGCTAGCCTCATGTCGCTCGTTTCCCTCCCAAGATCAGCCTGCGGCCTGTGGAACCGTCAGAACAACTTTGCCCAGATTCTCGCGGCGTTCCAGGATCGCGTGGGCGGCTTCGGCTTCAGTAATGGGGAGTGTCGCATGGATCACCGGCTTGATCGTCCGTGCCGCAAAGGCATCCCACAGCGCCCGTTCCATGCCCGCAAGTATCTCGGCCTTCATCTCAGGTGTACGGCTTCGCAGCGTGCTCCCGATAAGCCGGATACCCCGCCTGAAGAAACGGTTCACGTCCAGTTCGGTCACCGGGCCGCCCAGTGTGGCGATGATGATCCAGCGGCCACCGACGGCCATCTTCTCGATGCAGCGCCCGAGTTCCGGCCCCGCGATGCAGTCCAGGGCGATGTCCACCGGGTGTTCGTCCATGGCCGCGAGCAGGTCGTCGGTGGTGCGGTTGACCACGAAATCCGCCCCCAGTTCGCGGACGAACCGGGCCTTATCGTCGTTGCTCACCGTGGTCATCACCGCGCCGCCGAGAACTTTCACCATCTGGATCGCAGCCATTCCAAGGCCGCTCGCACCGGCCTGGATGAGGACGGTGTCACCGGCTTTCATGCCGCCTTCGACGCAGATGTTCAGGTAGGCGGTGGCGAAGGCCTCCGGAATTGCCGCGGCCTCAACCA
Proteins encoded in this region:
- a CDS encoding NAD(P)H-quinone oxidoreductase is translated as MHAVLVAEDGSLVWSKVPDPVPQPGEIVIDVHAAALNRADLMQRAGDYPPPPGWPEWMGLEVAGVVRDAPEGARWKPGDKVCALLGGGGYAERVAVPATMALPVPEGLSMVEAAAIPEAFATAYLNICVEGGMKAGDTVLIQAGASGLGMAAIQMVKVLGGAVMTTVSNDDKARFVRELGADFVVNRTTDDLLAAMDEHPVDIALDCIAGPELGRCIEKMAVGGRWIIIATLGGPVTELDVNRFFRRGIRLIGSTLRSRTPEMKAEILAGMERALWDAFAARTIKPVIHATLPITEAEAAHAILERRENLGKVVLTVPQAAG
- a CDS encoding SDR family oxidoreductase; its protein translation is MRFEDRVAIISGAASGMGLLAGQRLAAEGARVVLTDVNESAVRAAAQGICDDGGEAIGLQVDVRCYDQVKFSVDAAVDRYGSVDILMNSAGGASSRVHGRTEPFHEIPIEIVDWGLDVNLKGAVYFCHAVLGHMIRQKRGVIINMGSVDGVTGSMCLDYGAAKSAMIGLTKSITLYGSPHGVRSCCVSPGPVLTRPEMANMKTRLGRAAEPEEIVNLILYLCSDDAAFITGANYIIDGGRSVGGMG
- a CDS encoding SDR family oxidoreductase, with translation MRLAGKVAVITGAGRGIGRAIALRFASEGAAVAVDDINGERAAQVVAQIVESGGEAMAFAADVTKSAEVRAMVSDVEARFGKVDILVNNAGGGAALLGKTSPFKDAEEDVWKWVIDLNLHGTMICIQAVLDGMVQRRYGKIINFGSIAGTAGLPNWAAYSAAKGGIISLTMALAMELGEYGINVNCVSPGAIYDESRRDWTHGTWLRRGGEPEEVAALVAFLASDEAAYITGANYMIDGGRTLGPLR
- a CDS encoding response regulator, whose product is MDIRILIVENETVQLAVLADCVRSLGYTPVVATGLREALSLLCGPPPELVLLDLVLGDGKGRDLYLAIRKDPEWSEVPVILTTGLPEREMHEQARGVQAPMLRKPFGLADLKRAVAMNLPI
- a CDS encoding DUF4838 domain-containing protein, whose product is MRWQSLVPAILGIMFTISWASSAPEDRPGWAQRYLADPPEVWDGWRNSLAPKGQAVTLTLSTDGETDYVIVVPATATAAETRAASELRLWLGEITGADFPVSPDTEPVRERELCVGRTSRVTDAAREQERQAGEGGYAIAVEGERVFLLGEEPVGTMLAAFALLEEDLGVRWYVATPMAGPDWDARVRDMNNALEAPTWAKGESRVVRQPSLSARIVPRTRRPGVPLRELDFQITSMPWGLRNRFNGGWATQYGQYWFMHGGGVAHTFHWLVPPAKYFEAHPEYFSLVGGKRQWENAQLCISNPEVAEVAARTAIDALRPAAPRRRRLDVSAMDWAGHCQCDNCMAVERETGAWSGLLLTFVNRVAELVEKEVPDATISTISYWNSNRPPTADIKARSNVAVRYCLDWGASFTWPYHSFYDDKLAEEPPTPSNRLVAQRQSWARWKEISPRMLLWMYPSQYRHTYAPMPNIRAIAENIRFFSEQQAEAILIQQGGSDKPAEALRNWVFGKLMWDPTLDVEALIQDFIWGYYGAAAPAVYAYHQLLWDYCARYTDFSRERDWIHAIHDEGMFDHGFVAKARAILERAEAAADNDTTRRRVALLKTGVVYVEAAKLFMQMRDGQEPPDLRHYAAVADELDELCARLEISNLGFFDGSRTIAGAREFLSEMRTVADRRFDQHLLPPEAWGPWTFRWDLEDQGVAAEWFRPDLEGADNWIAVTVPAFLADTPAGNQIGFGWYRTTFTLPAAHGGKPIELQFGGVDEQAWVYINGRLVGEHTLKSEFMPGQELGVEDLWDRPFTVKVKPEFLNPGENLLVVRIHNSAYQAGIHQPVAIHLPEDDFRDACDGAFLNEDFADVEVGSIPAGWQREIQERDGQVFGIARVSRSFAKAPTLHLRDQRSHVAVWSESDEVLPEQKQWAVQFDFRLTGELVFKSTDEGEYKAADAGAAFGLKRGRPAKDAEFLPLVQFDNGESAGKPVTLLGLGEVLATDVAPNKWHRLVIHRNGATWRFFLDDQLKKTITGRDSDLRGIAFGSFRNWPHVAQDIHYANLKIGHFTEP
- a CDS encoding mechanosensitive ion channel, translating into MIRMSPGNSIFPAVLTLLLASTAIGLAIAQDENRAPEAPGSMHALPGPGGNRDVSADGTSSAPAPEEVDAPDAPSSASPGPANGDAVAEPTDAGPATSAEGEAGSSDSEMYRAAEGEQAPVQTPEAEEPSERVKAPVTRSRRQAEVIGALESLSRPEADGGRARPGQAALSSDALTHKVVLWRSELRMTAALAARRLRELEKENKRLEKLGVHLPWAIRRGRVRPAQGREERERLIAGQERFDALYDELTQAAQDVGAEIDAYSRALERARALRLDRTLVSTLESGIPLATQAKADFQAAAQMAVANARLVSDIVPRLDAALEVAETRGLLRRSEVRITAQTPVTAADDFRRLIRSIGAYLRTGVWPGAEFEPDDGTPPSWPITELAGLGLAGVLLAVGFRRLRRRLTDEMGSRLEMLPQEQRDLTLWRYARGFEIVRAALAFALLAAGVQSLPLSPSGSLSLTGLVFAWCAYAAARPLVRIVLAPGEEGFGLLRCDAATSRRTATAAHAIAVYSALLLPVIHTLALYDYPHADVELALKLLYGLGAVIFLIWLTNSARGSLALIGNASGQAACGLPEWATRLNAFVSLAAVALLVMTAMGYANLSSYLARSLVLSALFVAVAWPAYGRLNRELMTRFPVTPHGPAGLVHRPWMQQVIRLAFVLLSALLLARIWGVRRYHLYDLIALVSQPLIDVKGAQISILAIAKAILVWVVASWAAGYARRCVQESAALSQRWDHGTRHAVGSVLYYCLLAGGIVLAILVAGMQLSILAAFAGMFGIAIGFGSQDIAKNTICGLIIMLDRSINAGDYVDVAGQSGTIADITVRSTTIRTQDNRLVVIPNSVFYTQNVVVSSQRDRRVRLVVDVAVAPDTDFDTVAEVLREAAISQDSVLDTPEPEVLFSKLAANGLNLQLVAWTDHIDSLPTVQGRLMHSIWRALKEHDIALV
- a CDS encoding peroxiredoxin, whose protein sequence is MADEKKKGCVEAAAGPLGAEKELATEAAAAAPARSSAMKVATIGKEAPDFEAVAYHRGEFKTLKLSEYRPKWVVMCFYPAAFTFVUPTELAAVAVKYNEIAGMDAEVLAVSTDKHFTAKIWDEVELSKMVEGGIPYPMVADPTGAIGRVYGVYDAVAGLHNRGRFIIDPDGIIQAMEILTPSVGRNVSELIRQLQAFQRVRETGEATPSGWQPGKATLSPGPDLVGRVWEVWKPDEAF